In Alphaproteobacteria bacterium, one DNA window encodes the following:
- a CDS encoding peptidyl-prolyl cis-trans isomerase, which produces MLRSMRVMTQSNIFKALLILIVASFALWGVGDTLRNRSKEKPVVEIGPDSITRADLETNFRRDLMMLRQRTGETVNEDAARAQGLLDDTLERLINQSVLDLEADRLGLQAGQDVALLRLSRFGEMRNPDGTLNRPMFEQMLRNLGMSPQQFLSDELHDMTRALILTSVQYGLRAPESLTRMMYQAQNERRVMEVLLLDANAMSPPADPDAATLESYYKEHEDRFMRPEMRAIHVARLVSDDLAKDVKVNEEDIKTAYEGKADSASEPERRNILQVTATDQAQAERVSKAARAGGNLVAAALAEKLDAVPVQRAAEGDVPPELAPAAFSQSKGEISDVLPSPLGFHVLQVTEIIPSRRPTLEEMREEIVNSLKQEMASQKMDSVVAKLEDAAAAGKPFEETARQLGFRVMAAPAITAQGLGPDGKAVDGLGDIGLPVAESAFGLLQGQTSTAVDLPDGSVALVHVDSIATMSVPPLAEVKSKVVESWKETQKTQQARTRAMQLTESFRQGTPLDGFPAEPGLRKLTTQPLSAKDPIQDTGLSADVFARAFTLNVGQVTDGASPLGWALVRLKDIRPVSDAEANHSAQELREQVNRQLTESVLQQFLLELKHRQKILINTDVLKPLYGPASAS; this is translated from the coding sequence ATGCTTCGATCCATGCGCGTGATGACGCAATCCAACATCTTCAAGGCTCTGCTGATCCTGATTGTGGCCAGCTTTGCCCTATGGGGGGTAGGAGACACGCTGCGCAATCGCTCCAAGGAAAAGCCAGTGGTGGAAATCGGTCCCGATTCGATCACCCGCGCCGACCTAGAGACCAATTTTCGCCGTGACCTGATGATGCTGCGTCAGCGCACCGGAGAAACCGTCAACGAAGATGCCGCTCGCGCGCAAGGTCTGCTGGACGACACGTTAGAGCGGTTGATCAATCAATCCGTCCTGGACCTAGAGGCCGATCGGCTTGGGCTGCAAGCGGGGCAGGATGTGGCCCTGTTGCGTCTTAGCCGCTTTGGCGAGATGCGCAATCCCGATGGAACGCTCAACCGTCCCATGTTCGAACAAATGCTGCGAAACTTGGGCATGTCGCCCCAACAATTCTTGAGCGACGAATTGCACGATATGACGCGCGCCTTGATTCTAACTTCGGTGCAATACGGTCTTCGCGCCCCTGAAAGCCTGACGCGGATGATGTATCAGGCACAAAATGAGCGCCGGGTGATGGAAGTCCTGCTCCTGGACGCCAATGCCATGTCGCCACCGGCCGATCCCGATGCCGCGACATTAGAGTCTTATTACAAGGAGCATGAGGACCGTTTCATGCGGCCCGAAATGCGCGCCATTCATGTGGCGCGTCTGGTCAGCGACGATCTGGCCAAGGACGTGAAGGTCAATGAGGAAGACATCAAGACCGCTTATGAAGGCAAAGCCGATTCGGCCAGCGAGCCGGAACGGCGCAACATCTTGCAAGTCACCGCAACCGATCAGGCCCAGGCCGAGCGCGTGTCCAAGGCCGCGCGTGCGGGCGGCAATCTGGTGGCTGCGGCGTTAGCCGAAAAGCTGGACGCGGTGCCTGTACAACGCGCCGCTGAAGGCGACGTGCCGCCCGAGCTGGCCCCTGCGGCCTTCTCGCAATCCAAGGGCGAGATCAGCGACGTGTTGCCCAGTCCCTTAGGTTTCCATGTGCTGCAAGTGACCGAGATCATCCCCTCGCGCCGCCCTACACTCGAAGAAATGCGCGAAGAAATCGTCAATAGCCTGAAGCAGGAAATGGCGTCGCAAAAGATGGACTCCGTGGTGGCTAAGCTGGAAGATGCCGCCGCTGCCGGTAAACCTTTCGAGGAAACCGCCCGTCAGCTTGGTTTTCGCGTCATGGCGGCTCCAGCCATCACGGCCCAAGGACTGGGACCGGACGGCAAGGCCGTTGATGGGCTGGGCGATATCGGATTGCCGGTCGCGGAGTCGGCTTTTGGTCTCCTGCAGGGCCAAACCAGCACGGCGGTGGACCTGCCCGATGGCAGCGTTGCTTTGGTGCATGTGGACTCCATCGCCACCATGAGCGTACCGCCGTTGGCCGAGGTGAAATCCAAGGTCGTCGAATCCTGGAAGGAAACCCAGAAAACCCAGCAGGCCCGCACACGCGCCATGCAGTTGACCGAATCGTTCCGTCAGGGCACGCCGCTTGACGGCTTTCCCGCCGAGCCTGGCTTGCGTAAGCTGACCACTCAGCCGCTTTCGGCCAAGGACCCCATCCAAGATACCGGACTATCCGCCGATGTCTTCGCGCGGGCCTTCACCTTGAATGTGGGTCAAGTTACGGATGGCGCTTCGCCCTTGGGCTGGGCCTTGGTGCGCTTGAAAGACATCCGCCCGGTCAGCGATGCCGAGGCCAATCACTCGGCCCAGGAACTGCGCGAACAGGTCAATCGGCAATTGACCGAATCCGTCCTTCAGCAATTCTTGTTAGAGCTGAAGCACCGCCAGAAAATCCTGATCAACACGGATGTGCTGAAGCCGCTCTATGGGCCTGCGTCGGCATCGTAG
- the rpmF gene encoding 50S ribosomal protein L32, giving the protein MAVPKKKTSKSARNMRRSHHAIKPATYGECENCGVPCLPHHVCKACGHYSKRQVFSNANEGGETAAA; this is encoded by the coding sequence ATGGCAGTTCCAAAGAAAAAGACATCCAAATCGGCGCGCAACATGCGTCGCTCTCACCACGCGATTAAGCCCGCGACCTATGGCGAGTGCGAGAATTGCGGCGTGCCCTGCCTGCCGCATCATGTGTGCAAGGCTTGTGGCCATTACAGCAAGCGCCAGGTCTTTAGCAACGCGAATGAGGGTGGCGAAACGGCGGCGGCCTAA
- a CDS encoding DUF3309 domain-containing protein, which produces MSLGSILILILLLMLIGVLPTWPHSRNWGYYPSSGLGLVLIVILVLLLLGRI; this is translated from the coding sequence ATGAGTCTTGGAAGCATTCTGATCCTTATCCTGCTGCTGATGCTGATCGGCGTTTTACCCACCTGGCCACATAGCAGAAATTGGGGATATTATCCCAGCAGCGGCTTGGGTCTTGTCCTTATCGTCATCCTTGTGTTGCTTTTGCTGGGGCGAATATAG
- the efp gene encoding elongation factor P: MKVQANTLRAGHVFEHNGRVWIVARSEINTPGKGAAVIQVEMRDAKTGVKSNERFRTQETVERLRLDEFDMQYLYAEGDVYTFMNPETYEQLSLNKDLIGDPVVYLQDGMTCNVKVLEGKPIGVEIPSSVVLAIVEADPVVRGQTATSSYKPAVLENGVKVMVPPHIETGTRIVVNTADSSYVERAKN; this comes from the coding sequence GTGAAAGTCCAAGCCAATACCCTGCGCGCCGGTCATGTCTTTGAGCATAATGGCCGTGTTTGGATCGTCGCGCGCAGCGAAATCAACACACCCGGCAAGGGTGCCGCCGTTATCCAGGTGGAAATGCGCGACGCTAAGACCGGCGTGAAGAGCAATGAACGCTTCCGTACCCAGGAAACGGTGGAGCGCTTGCGTCTGGACGAATTCGACATGCAGTATTTGTATGCCGAGGGTGATGTCTATACCTTCATGAACCCCGAGACATATGAGCAGCTGAGCCTGAATAAGGACCTGATCGGCGATCCCGTGGTGTACTTACAAGACGGCATGACCTGCAACGTCAAAGTCCTGGAAGGCAAGCCGATCGGCGTGGAGATTCCCAGCTCGGTGGTCTTGGCGATTGTCGAGGCGGATCCGGTGGTGCGCGGCCAGACGGCGACATCGTCCTACAAGCCTGCCGTGTTGGAAAATGGCGTGAAGGTCATGGTGCCCCCGCATATCGAGACGGGAACGCGCATCGTGGTCAACACCGCCGATTCCAGCTATGTCGAGCGCGCCAAAAACTAG
- the plsX gene encoding phosphate acyltransferase PlsX translates to MGGDRAPDMVLAGAALAHERQPYLRFLIFGDEARIKPLLKGSEAFCAACTIRHTDQAIASGMKPSMALRQGRQSSMRLALDAVAAGEAAGAVSAGNTGALMALAKFSLKTLPGIDRPAIATFLPTRQKGDVVILDLGANLVCGADNLVQFALMGAIFSRLVLGVEKPRIAVLNVGTEEMKGHEELRTAAADLRARASLPGEFVGFIEGDGIAVGDADVVVTDGFTGNVLLKAIEGTSKLYSEFLRQTFRSSLTAKLGYFLARRAFARLRARVDPRRYNGAMLLGLGGVCVKSHGGTDAFGFANAIGVAADLCEGGFNSLIAHEVDKHHNGQNVEANAAASVAANGDDTSDTLRANAS, encoded by the coding sequence ATGGGGGGCGACCGTGCCCCCGATATGGTGTTGGCAGGCGCAGCCCTGGCGCATGAGCGCCAGCCTTATCTGCGATTCCTGATCTTCGGTGACGAAGCGCGTATTAAGCCCCTTTTAAAGGGATCTGAGGCGTTTTGCGCCGCCTGCACCATCCGTCATACCGACCAGGCCATCGCCTCTGGAATGAAGCCGTCCATGGCTTTGCGACAAGGACGGCAATCCAGCATGCGCCTGGCATTGGATGCCGTGGCGGCAGGCGAGGCGGCGGGAGCCGTTTCGGCGGGGAATACCGGTGCGTTGATGGCTCTGGCCAAATTCTCGCTTAAAACCCTGCCCGGCATTGATCGACCGGCCATTGCCACCTTTCTGCCCACGCGGCAAAAAGGCGATGTGGTGATCCTGGACCTTGGCGCCAATCTGGTCTGCGGCGCGGATAATCTGGTACAATTCGCACTGATGGGTGCCATTTTCTCGCGCTTGGTTTTGGGCGTGGAAAAGCCGCGTATCGCCGTCTTAAACGTGGGTACCGAGGAAATGAAGGGGCATGAGGAATTGCGCACGGCGGCCGCCGACTTGCGCGCCCGCGCCTCCTTGCCGGGCGAATTTGTCGGCTTCATCGAAGGCGACGGCATCGCGGTGGGCGACGCCGATGTGGTGGTCACGGATGGCTTTACCGGCAATGTCCTGCTCAAAGCCATCGAGGGCACGTCCAAGCTCTATTCCGAATTCCTGCGTCAGACTTTCCGTTCGTCCTTGACGGCCAAGCTGGGCTATTTCCTGGCGCGTCGCGCCTTTGCCCGACTGCGCGCGCGGGTGGACCCGCGCCGCTATAACGGGGCCATGTTGCTGGGCCTTGGCGGCGTGTGCGTGAAAAGCCACGGCGGCACGGACGCTTTCGGTTTTGCCAACGCCATCGGCGTGGCCGCCGATCTATGCGAAGGCGGCTTTAACAGCCTGATCGCGCATGAGGTAGACAAGCACCACAATGGACAAAACGTAGAGGCGAACGCCGCCGCATCGGTCGCCGCCAATGGCGACGATACAAGCGACACCCTCAGGGCCAACGCTTCGTGA
- a CDS encoding triose-phosphate isomerase, translated as MTARRPIVAGNWKMHGTFSSAASLTKEVMENLPKTQADGPQTVVCAPFPHLLTVGQLSAGSDLHLGAQDCSDKVQGAYTGDVSATMLMDIGCSHVIVGHSERRSLHGETSALVAAKAAAAQAVGLIPIICVGETEAQYRAGSSRAVVEQHLSESLPSGATALNTVIAYEPVWAIGTGLTPSLEEIAAIHRAIRDTLGALGADMRILYGGSVKPDNAAAILALDDVDGALVGGASLKASEFIAIVQAAHNRV; from the coding sequence ATGACCGCGCGCCGCCCGATTGTGGCAGGAAACTGGAAGATGCATGGCACCTTCTCCTCGGCTGCTTCCTTGACCAAGGAAGTGATGGAAAACTTGCCAAAAACGCAGGCAGATGGCCCTCAAACCGTTGTCTGCGCACCATTTCCTCATCTACTGACAGTGGGGCAGCTTAGCGCCGGATCGGATTTACATCTGGGCGCGCAGGATTGTTCCGATAAGGTTCAAGGTGCCTATACAGGCGATGTTTCGGCAACGATGCTAATGGATATCGGATGCAGCCATGTCATTGTGGGGCATTCCGAACGACGCAGTTTGCATGGCGAGACATCGGCCCTGGTCGCGGCCAAGGCGGCGGCGGCCCAAGCCGTAGGCCTTATTCCTATCATCTGCGTGGGCGAGACCGAGGCGCAGTATCGCGCCGGATCGTCGCGCGCGGTGGTCGAACAGCATCTATCCGAATCGCTGCCCAGCGGCGCGACGGCCTTGAACACCGTGATCGCCTATGAGCCTGTCTGGGCCATCGGCACGGGACTGACCCCAAGCTTGGAGGAAATCGCCGCCATTCATCGGGCCATTCGTGACACGTTGGGGGCATTGGGCGCGGATATGCGGATCCTGTATGGCGGCTCCGTCAAGCCCGACAACGCGGCAGCCATTTTGGCCCTGGATGACGTGGACGGGGCCTTGGTGGGGGGAGCCAGCTTGAAAGCATCGGAGTTTATAGCCATCGTCCAAGCCGCACATAATCGCGTCTGA
- a CDS encoding BON domain-containing protein: MTRLWRNLLLAFTLSVSAAGCAAVAGRETAGEYVDDATISTKVKASIINELGMKQIGVETMQNVVQLSGFVDSPQIKVRAGELARNVSGVQSVKNNLIVR; the protein is encoded by the coding sequence ATGACACGCCTTTGGCGAAATCTTTTGTTGGCCTTCACCCTGAGCGTCTCTGCGGCGGGATGCGCTGCGGTGGCCGGGCGGGAGACGGCTGGCGAATATGTTGACGATGCGACCATCTCAACAAAAGTGAAGGCATCCATCATCAACGAATTGGGGATGAAGCAAATCGGCGTTGAGACGATGCAGAACGTCGTTCAACTCAGCGGCTTTGTCGATTCTCCGCAAATCAAGGTCAGGGCGGGAGAACTCGCGCGCAACGTATCTGGCGTCCAGAGCGTTAAGAACAACCTGATCGTCCGCTAA
- the clpB gene encoding ATP-dependent chaperone ClpB encodes MNPERYTERVQSLMQAAQMLTLRHRHQRIQGEHLLKAMMEDRDGLVTGLIRAAGGNPQAVDAELDAQLAKLPKILDASPGADRIYMDPELARVLMEAESLAQKSGEQYVTLERVLQALAALPPTNGVTQAFKAGGISPDNLTAAIERLRAGHAADSPGAEGGYDALKKYTRDLTEAARSGKLDPVIGRDEEIRRTIQVLARRTKNNPVLIGEPGVGKTAIVEGLAQRIVKGDVPEGLKKKRVLVLDLGGLVAGAKFRGEFEERLKALLHEVSAAAGEVVLFIDELHMLVGAGRADGSMDASNMLKPALARGELHCIGATTLDEYRERIEKDAALARRFQPVYVSQPTVEDTISILRGLKERYELHHGVRITDGALVAAATLSNRYIAQRFLPDKAIDLVDEASARLRMEVDSKPEAVDEMDRRIIQLKIEREALRKETDSASHDRLAKLEKELSALEEESGALTARWQAEKQTLTDAQKAKERLDHARVELEQTQRDGNWTRAGELTYGVIPELERQAQEAGEKGSERLLKQEVREGDIAAVVSRWTGIPVERMLTGEREKLLNMEQALHRRVIGQDEAVSAVSHAVRRSRAGIQDPNRPLGSFLFLGPTGVGKTELARALAAFLFDDEAAMQRIDMSEYMEKHAVSRLIGAPPGYVGYEEGGALTESVRRRPYQVILFDEVEKAHPDVFNVLLQVLDDGRLTDGQGRTVDFRNTLIIMTSNLGSDVLSHHTHDDESVAVREKVMEAVRGHFRPEFLNRLDEILIFHRLSRENMGAIVDVQLQRLSALLSDRKITLDVTPSARSWLAETCYDPVYGARPLKRVIQRVLQNPLAEALLAGTIHDGQTVRVAPNHDNDGLDLEPLEINGDAAR; translated from the coding sequence ATGAATCCCGAACGTTATACCGAGCGCGTACAATCCCTGATGCAGGCGGCGCAGATGCTGACTTTGCGGCATCGGCATCAGCGCATTCAGGGCGAGCATCTTTTGAAGGCCATGATGGAAGATCGGGACGGCCTGGTGACAGGTCTTATCCGCGCGGCGGGCGGGAACCCACAGGCGGTGGACGCCGAATTGGATGCCCAACTGGCCAAACTGCCCAAAATCCTGGACGCCTCGCCCGGTGCCGACCGGATCTATATGGATCCCGAATTGGCGCGAGTCTTGATGGAGGCCGAGTCCCTAGCACAAAAGAGCGGCGAGCAATATGTGACGCTTGAACGTGTGTTGCAGGCCTTGGCGGCTCTACCTCCTACGAACGGCGTAACGCAGGCTTTCAAGGCGGGCGGCATATCGCCTGACAATTTGACGGCGGCGATAGAACGCCTGCGCGCGGGACATGCGGCCGACTCGCCCGGCGCGGAAGGCGGCTATGACGCCCTTAAAAAATACACCCGCGATCTGACCGAAGCGGCGCGTAGCGGCAAGCTGGACCCGGTGATAGGTCGGGACGAAGAAATCCGCCGCACCATCCAGGTCTTGGCGCGGCGCACAAAAAACAATCCGGTCCTTATCGGCGAACCCGGTGTAGGCAAAACAGCTATCGTCGAGGGGCTGGCCCAGCGCATCGTGAAGGGCGACGTTCCCGAAGGCCTCAAGAAAAAGCGCGTTCTGGTCCTGGACCTGGGCGGCTTGGTGGCCGGTGCCAAGTTTCGCGGCGAGTTCGAAGAAAGGCTTAAAGCCCTGCTGCACGAAGTCTCGGCGGCGGCGGGCGAGGTGGTGCTGTTCATCGACGAGCTTCACATGCTGGTCGGCGCGGGCCGCGCCGATGGCAGCATGGACGCTTCGAATATGCTCAAGCCCGCTTTGGCGCGCGGCGAGTTGCACTGCATCGGCGCGACGACATTGGACGAATACCGCGAGCGCATCGAAAAGGACGCCGCCCTGGCGCGGCGTTTCCAGCCCGTCTATGTCAGCCAGCCCACGGTGGAAGACACCATCTCCATTTTGCGCGGACTGAAGGAGCGATACGAGCTGCATCACGGCGTACGCATCACTGACGGCGCGTTGGTGGCCGCCGCCACGCTATCGAACCGCTATATCGCCCAGCGTTTCCTGCCCGACAAAGCCATCGATCTTGTGGACGAGGCTTCGGCGCGTTTGCGCATGGAGGTGGACAGCAAGCCCGAAGCCGTGGACGAGATGGATCGGCGCATCATTCAGTTAAAGATCGAGCGCGAGGCTCTGCGCAAGGAAACCGATTCCGCCTCCCATGATCGCTTGGCAAAGCTGGAAAAGGAATTATCCGCCTTGGAAGAGGAATCGGGTGCCCTGACCGCCCGATGGCAGGCGGAGAAGCAGACTTTGACCGACGCGCAAAAGGCCAAGGAGCGTCTGGATCATGCGCGCGTCGAACTGGAACAGACTCAGCGCGACGGCAATTGGACCCGCGCGGGCGAGTTGACCTATGGCGTCATCCCCGAACTGGAACGTCAAGCCCAAGAGGCCGGGGAAAAAGGCAGCGAACGCCTGCTGAAGCAGGAAGTGCGCGAAGGCGATATCGCCGCCGTGGTCAGTCGATGGACCGGGATTCCTGTCGAACGCATGTTGACCGGCGAACGCGAGAAGCTTTTGAACATGGAGCAGGCCCTGCATCGCCGTGTCATCGGCCAGGACGAAGCCGTCTCGGCCGTCAGCCATGCCGTGCGCCGCTCTCGCGCCGGAATACAAGACCCCAACCGTCCTTTGGGTTCCTTCCTTTTCCTGGGCCCCACGGGCGTGGGCAAGACCGAGTTGGCGCGCGCCCTGGCCGCCTTTTTATTCGACGACGAAGCCGCCATGCAGCGCATCGACATGTCCGAATACATGGAGAAACATGCCGTGTCGCGGCTGATCGGCGCGCCGCCTGGTTATGTCGGCTATGAGGAAGGCGGCGCACTGACCGAATCGGTGCGGCGGCGTCCTTATCAAGTGATCCTGTTCGACGAAGTGGAAAAGGCGCATCCAGACGTCTTTAACGTCCTGCTGCAAGTGCTGGATGACGGACGCCTCACCGACGGCCAAGGCCGCACGGTGGATTTCCGCAACACGCTGATCATCATGACGTCCAATCTGGGATCGGATGTCCTATCGCACCACACGCATGACGACGAAAGCGTCGCGGTGCGTGAAAAGGTCATGGAAGCGGTGCGTGGGCATTTCCGCCCCGAATTCCTCAATCGCCTCGACGAGATCCTTATTTTTCATCGTCTGTCGCGTGAGAATATGGGTGCCATCGTCGATGTCCAATTGCAACGCCTGTCCGCCTTGCTGTCCGATCGGAAAATCACGCTGGATGTCACGCCTTCGGCCCGTTCTTGGCTGGCCGAGACCTGTTATGATCCGGTCTATGGCGCGCGTCCCTTGAAACGAGTCATTCAGCGTGTCTTGCAAAACCCCCTGGCCGAGGCCCTACTGGCCGGCACCATCCATGACGGCCAAACCGTGCGCGTCGCGCCCAACCACGATAACGACGGCCTCGATCTGGAGCCGCTGGAAATCAATGGGGATGCAGCGAGGTAG
- a CDS encoding HU family DNA-binding protein, producing the protein MVTKKQPTKSEPAPVRPVKETLTKSALINLIAEQNEIPRKTALGVFNTLESVLLGSVHPRGVGEFTLPGLLKVTLRKVPARKAGTLIRNPATGEMMKADAKPASVRVKIRALSKLKAAATA; encoded by the coding sequence ATGGTTACGAAGAAGCAGCCCACCAAGTCAGAACCCGCGCCCGTTCGTCCGGTCAAAGAGACTTTGACCAAATCGGCGCTGATCAACCTGATTGCCGAGCAGAACGAGATTCCTCGCAAGACCGCCCTGGGCGTCTTCAACACGCTCGAAAGCGTGTTGCTAGGCTCCGTACACCCGCGTGGTGTGGGTGAGTTCACTTTGCCCGGTTTATTGAAAGTGACTTTGCGCAAGGTTCCGGCGCGCAAGGCGGGAACGCTGATCCGCAATCCGGCCACGGGTGAGATGATGAAGGCAGATGCTAAGCCCGCCAGCGTGCGAGTGAAGATCCGCGCCTTGTCGAAGCTCAAGGCCGCCGCCACCGCCTAA
- a CDS encoding EamA family transporter: MSALIIPWYVCALLGRAMFAYANIVDSFLANRVFRYGFSPVFYTACLLVVFLPWSMVGGLPFVPGSWGVWFLILLVAFFDTIYLLPYYMAFRVEDTSTVTALYSLGRIFVPVLAWFLIGEHLPGGAYLGFSIIVAGSLLLIWRPGMKLKQLSSLGYVILAAFLVSIAIVLTRMTSRHVDWLSLLFWSRLLGAAMMVLFLIWPRGRHPLQEWPAFRRNWHIVTADAALTLCANALVIYALSVAPATLVVAVSALQPLFVLLFSWILIRKDKGHDLRESMDRTSIMRKLGAFAMLALGCLLIALKM; this comes from the coding sequence ATGAGCGCTCTGATCATTCCTTGGTATGTATGCGCCCTGTTGGGGCGCGCGATGTTCGCTTATGCGAATATCGTCGACTCATTCCTGGCCAATCGGGTGTTCCGGTACGGATTCTCGCCGGTTTTCTATACAGCATGCCTGCTGGTCGTCTTTTTGCCTTGGTCCATGGTAGGCGGCTTGCCGTTTGTGCCGGGCAGCTGGGGGGTCTGGTTTTTGATCCTGCTGGTCGCATTCTTCGACACCATCTATCTGCTGCCCTATTACATGGCTTTTCGTGTAGAGGACACGTCCACCGTCACGGCCTTGTATTCCCTGGGCCGCATCTTCGTGCCGGTCTTGGCCTGGTTCCTGATCGGTGAGCATCTGCCCGGTGGCGCGTATCTGGGCTTTAGCATCATCGTGGCGGGCAGTTTATTGCTGATCTGGCGTCCAGGCATGAAATTAAAACAGTTATCGTCTCTGGGATATGTGATTCTGGCGGCTTTCTTGGTATCGATCGCCATTGTGCTGACGCGCATGACAAGTCGCCATGTCGATTGGCTGAGCCTGTTGTTTTGGTCGCGTCTGTTGGGCGCGGCCATGATGGTGCTGTTCTTGATATGGCCGCGCGGACGCCACCCTTTGCAGGAATGGCCCGCCTTTCGCCGCAACTGGCACATCGTGACGGCCGATGCCGCATTGACCTTATGTGCCAATGCTCTTGTCATTTATGCCTTGTCCGTCGCGCCCGCCACCTTGGTGGTGGCCGTCTCCGCGCTTCAACCCCTGTTCGTGCTGTTGTTCAGCTGGATATTGATCCGTAAGGATAAGGGCCATGATCTGCGCGAATCGATGGATCGCACCAGCATCATGCGCAAATTGGGCGCTTTCGCCATGCTGGCGCTGGGATGTTTGCTGATCGCTCTAAAAATGTAA
- a CDS encoding ketoacyl-ACP synthase III yields the protein MSVIAGWGHALPDSCVSNQELMRRGVETDDEWIVTRTGIRQRYMAAEGEMTSHLAARAARAALAKAGRSSADVDAIILATATPDNTFPATAARVQALLGMEGGFAFDVQAVCSGFVYALSLADNFIRLGQARRVLVIGAEVFSRLLDWQDRGTCVLFGDGAGAVLLEAQDHAATEAKPRGILSTHLHSDGRGYDLLRADGGPGSTGTAGHVRMQGREVFRHAVTRMGEVIEETLAAHGLTGESLDWLVPHQANRRIIETLAERLGLPMDRVVVTIDQHANCSAASIPLALTVAAEDGRLQPGQLVMLVAMGAGFTWGSALLRW from the coding sequence ATATCCGTTATCGCCGGCTGGGGCCACGCCCTCCCCGATTCGTGCGTAAGCAACCAAGAACTGATGCGCCGGGGGGTGGAAACGGACGATGAATGGATCGTCACGCGCACCGGCATTCGTCAGCGTTATATGGCAGCCGAGGGCGAGATGACCTCGCATCTGGCCGCTCGAGCGGCTCGGGCCGCCCTGGCCAAGGCCGGACGTTCGTCCGCCGATGTGGACGCCATCATCTTGGCCACCGCCACGCCCGATAATACATTCCCGGCCACCGCCGCCCGGGTCCAGGCTTTGCTGGGCATGGAAGGCGGCTTTGCCTTTGACGTGCAGGCGGTCTGTTCGGGCTTTGTCTATGCCCTGTCACTGGCCGACAACTTCATTCGTCTGGGTCAGGCACGCCGCGTGCTGGTGATCGGGGCCGAGGTGTTTTCGCGTCTGCTGGACTGGCAGGATCGCGGTACCTGCGTGTTGTTTGGCGACGGCGCAGGCGCAGTGCTTCTGGAAGCCCAGGACCATGCCGCAACGGAGGCCAAACCGCGCGGCATTCTTTCCACCCATCTGCACAGCGATGGACGCGGTTATGACCTGCTGCGCGCCGATGGCGGGCCTGGCAGCACGGGAACGGCGGGACATGTGCGCATGCAAGGACGCGAGGTCTTTCGCCACGCCGTCACCCGCATGGGCGAGGTGATCGAAGAGACCCTCGCGGCACACGGCCTGACGGGCGAATCCCTAGATTGGCTGGTGCCGCATCAAGCCAATCGCCGCATCATCGAAACTCTGGCAGAGCGCCTTGGGCTGCCGATGGATCGCGTGGTGGTCACCATCGATCAGCACGCCAATTGCTCGGCCGCCTCCATTCCCTTGGCTCTGACCGTCGCCGCCGAAGATGGCCGGCTTCAGCCCGGGCAATTGGTGATGCTGGTGGCCATGGGCGCGGGCTTCACCTGGGGATCCGCGCTGCTGCGGTGGTAG